A portion of the Streptococcus sp. Marseille-Q6470 genome contains these proteins:
- a CDS encoding UDP-glucose--hexose-1-phosphate uridylyltransferase, which yields MTLVEKFVSKVIAESTFEELDRIYLTNRVLALVGDGALEVKTDQDNLIDLKDQLVEEAVRLETIEDSLAAREILGADLMNLVTPCPSQVNRDFWNTYAQSPEQAIADFYQLSQKNDYIKLKAIAKNIAYRVPSDYGELEITINLSKPEKDPKEIATAKLVKSSNYPQCQLCMENEGYHGRVNHPARSNHRIIRFDISGQEWGFQYSPYAYFNEHCIFLDSQHRPMAISRQSFERLLAIVEQFPGYFAGSNADLPIVGGSILTHDHYQGGRHVFPMEVAPLQKSFTFKGFESAKAGIVQWPMSVIRLTSDSKDDLINLAEKILLAWRKYSDPTVQVLAESNGTPHHTITPIARKRDGLFELDLVLRDNQTSPEHPDGIYHPHKDVQHIKKENIGLIEVMGLAILPPRLKEEVEQVAAYLVGEDVLVADYHQEWADELKESHPGLTDKDQALEIVQESVGKIFARVLEDAGVYKQTEEGQAAFIRFVEKVGIIPE from the coding sequence GTGACCTTAGTAGAAAAATTTGTGAGCAAAGTCATTGCAGAAAGTACCTTTGAAGAGTTAGATCGGATTTATCTGACCAATCGTGTTTTAGCACTTGTGGGAGATGGTGCTCTGGAAGTTAAGACTGACCAAGATAACTTGATTGACCTCAAAGACCAGCTTGTTGAAGAAGCCGTTCGCTTGGAAACGATTGAAGATAGTCTGGCAGCGCGTGAAATTCTCGGTGCAGACCTCATGAACTTGGTAACCCCTTGTCCGAGCCAGGTTAATCGTGATTTTTGGAATACCTATGCCCAGTCACCAGAGCAGGCAATTGCAGACTTCTACCAACTCAGTCAGAAGAATGACTACATCAAACTGAAGGCTATTGCAAAGAATATTGCTTATCGTGTACCATCTGACTACGGTGAACTAGAGATTACCATCAATCTCTCTAAGCCTGAAAAGGATCCAAAAGAGATTGCGACAGCCAAGTTGGTCAAGTCTAGTAACTATCCTCAATGTCAGCTTTGTATGGAAAATGAAGGCTACCATGGTCGTGTCAATCATCCAGCTAGAAGCAATCATCGTATTATTCGTTTTGACATTTCTGGGCAGGAGTGGGGCTTCCAGTATTCGCCTTATGCGTACTTTAATGAGCACTGTATTTTCCTAGATAGCCAACATCGTCCTATGGCTATTAGTCGCCAAAGTTTTGAGCGTTTGTTAGCGATTGTGGAGCAGTTCCCAGGCTATTTTGCAGGTTCGAATGCTGATCTACCAATCGTGGGTGGCTCTATCCTGACTCATGACCATTATCAAGGTGGGCGACATGTCTTCCCAATGGAAGTGGCTCCTTTACAGAAAAGCTTTACCTTTAAAGGTTTTGAATCTGCCAAAGCAGGAATTGTTCAGTGGCCTATGTCTGTGATTCGATTGACGTCGGATTCAAAAGACGATTTGATAAATCTTGCTGAGAAAATCTTACTGGCTTGGCGTAAGTACTCCGATCCAACTGTGCAGGTCTTGGCGGAAAGCAATGGAACTCCGCACCATACCATCACACCGATAGCCCGTAAACGAGATGGACTGTTTGAGTTGGATTTGGTCTTGCGGGACAATCAAACATCTCCAGAGCATCCAGATGGTATCTATCATCCCCACAAGGATGTCCAACATATCAAGAAGGAAAATATCGGCTTGATTGAGGTGATGGGCTTAGCCATCTTGCCACCACGCTTGAAGGAAGAAGTGGAGCAGGTAGCAGCTTACCTAGTTGGAGAGGATGTTTTAGTAGCAGATTATCATCAAGAATGGGCAGATGAGTTGAAGGAAAGTCATCCTGGATTGACTGATAAAGACCAAGCTCTCGAAATTGTCCAAGAATCTGTGGGTAAAATCTTTGCTCGGGTATTGGAAGATGCAGGTGTTTACAAGCAAACAGAAGAAGGACAAGCAGCCTTTATACGCTTTGTGGAGAAAGTTGGTATTATTCCCGAATAA
- a CDS encoding alcohol dehydrogenase catalytic domain-containing protein — MKSAVYIKAGQVGIEEVKRPSIQEADDVIIRVVRACVCGSDLWSYRNPDIKAGHKNSGHEAIGIVEETGKAITTVKPGDFVIVPFTHGCGECDACRAGFDGSCDNHIGNNLGGNFQAEYLRFHYANWALVKIPGQPSDYTEGMLKSLLTLADVMPTGYHAARVANVQKGDKVVVIGDGAVGQCAVIAAKMRGASQIVLMSRHEDRQQMALESGATAVVAERGEEGIAKVREILGGGADAALECVGTEVAVEQALGVLHNGGRMGFVGVPHYKNRALGSTFMQNISVAGGAASATTYDKQFLLKAVLDGDINPGRVFTSSYKLEDIDQAYKDMDERKTIKSMIVMD, encoded by the coding sequence ATGAAATCAGCAGTTTATATCAAAGCAGGTCAGGTCGGTATCGAAGAAGTCAAGCGTCCAAGCATTCAAGAGGCGGATGATGTTATTATCCGTGTGGTACGTGCTTGTGTTTGTGGTTCGGACCTTTGGAGCTATCGTAATCCAGATATTAAAGCGGGTCACAAAAATAGCGGACACGAAGCGATCGGAATCGTTGAAGAAACTGGGAAAGCCATTACAACAGTCAAGCCCGGTGATTTTGTGATTGTACCATTTACTCATGGCTGTGGGGAATGCGACGCATGTCGTGCTGGATTTGATGGTTCTTGTGACAATCATATTGGAAATAATCTAGGAGGAAATTTCCAAGCTGAATATCTCCGTTTCCACTACGCCAATTGGGCACTTGTAAAAATTCCTGGGCAACCGTCTGACTACACAGAAGGCATGCTCAAGTCACTTTTGACACTTGCTGATGTCATGCCGACCGGTTACCATGCAGCGCGTGTGGCTAATGTGCAAAAAGGCGACAAAGTTGTCGTTATTGGGGATGGGGCTGTTGGTCAATGTGCTGTCATTGCAGCTAAGATGCGTGGCGCATCCCAAATTGTCCTTATGAGTCGCCACGAAGACCGTCAACAAATGGCCTTGGAGTCAGGCGCGACAGCAGTCGTAGCTGAGCGAGGAGAAGAAGGAATTGCCAAGGTACGTGAAATTCTTGGCGGTGGAGCAGATGCAGCACTTGAGTGTGTTGGTACTGAGGTTGCTGTTGAGCAAGCACTGGGTGTCCTTCATAATGGCGGTCGCATGGGATTTGTAGGAGTTCCACATTATAAGAATCGTGCACTTGGTTCAACCTTTATGCAAAATATCTCTGTTGCAGGTGGAGCAGCTTCTGCGACAACATACGATAAACAATTCTTGCTCAAAGCTGTCCTTGACGGTGATATCAATCCAGGTCGTGTCTTTACTTCAAGTTATAAACTGGAAGATATTGATCAAGCCTATAAAGATATGGATGAGCGCAAGACTATCAAGTCTATGATTGTGATGGATTAA
- a CDS encoding TetR/AcrR family transcriptional regulator, with amino-acid sequence MSTQDRRITKTRKAIYAAFLQLLNQKNFETITVQEIIDLADVGRSTFYSHYESKELLLDELCRYLFHHLFEREKNISKEAYLAHIFLHFKKNQDHITSLLFSKNDYFLRQLQKELEHHVYPMVVEDLQVAYPNIPDSYLKHFVVTNFIETLTWWLKKGKSYKEDQVVRFYLDVMKITTKQK; translated from the coding sequence ATGAGTACTCAAGATCGTCGCATTACCAAGACTCGAAAAGCTATCTATGCTGCTTTCTTACAATTACTAAATCAAAAAAACTTTGAAACCATCACTGTTCAGGAGATAATAGACCTAGCAGATGTCGGTCGTTCCACCTTTTATAGCCATTATGAAAGTAAAGAATTACTCCTAGACGAGCTCTGCCGTTATCTCTTCCATCATCTTTTTGAACGTGAGAAAAATATATCTAAAGAAGCTTATTTGGCTCATATCTTTTTGCATTTTAAGAAAAATCAAGACCATATCACCAGCCTCCTTTTTTCAAAAAATGACTACTTCCTCCGTCAATTACAGAAAGAATTGGAACACCACGTCTACCCCATGGTTGTAGAGGACTTACAAGTTGCCTATCCTAATATTCCTGACTCCTACCTCAAGCACTTTGTTGTAACTAACTTTATCGAAACATTGACTTGGTGGCTGAAAAAGGGGAAATCTTATAAGGAAGATCAAGTAGTGAGATTTTACTTAGACGTCATGAAAATAACAACCAAACAAAAATAA
- a CDS encoding LacI family DNA-binding transcriptional regulator, translated as MATLKDIAQLASVSIATVSRVLNRDQSLSVTEETRHRILTVAEELGYTKHLKTGESHKLKQKIAIIQWVSEQGELEDLYYYQIRLGIENRAQELDYEILRYFNDQPFTLSEEVIGILCIGKFSQAQIASFEEYQKPLVFLDSDTIALGHTCVITDFNNAVRQVVDYFTDHRIKKIGILSGLETTTDQEEVIADKRLDYFKSYTQEKGIYNEKFVFQGLFTAQSGYDLMKEAIEKLGEKLPQAFFAASDSLAIGALRALQEASISIPERVSIISFNDTILTKQVFPPLSSITVYTEEMGRTGMDILNREVLHGRKIPSLTMLGTKLTLRESTLH; from the coding sequence ATGGCTACACTCAAAGATATCGCTCAGCTAGCCTCTGTTTCAATCGCAACTGTATCCCGTGTCCTCAATCGCGATCAGAGTCTATCTGTCACAGAAGAAACCCGACATCGTATTTTAACCGTCGCCGAAGAACTAGGTTACACCAAGCATCTCAAAACTGGTGAATCTCATAAACTCAAACAAAAGATTGCCATCATCCAATGGGTCAGTGAACAGGGAGAGTTAGAAGACCTCTACTACTACCAGATTCGACTAGGAATTGAAAATAGAGCCCAAGAATTAGATTACGAAATCTTGCGCTATTTCAACGACCAACCTTTCACGCTTAGCGAAGAAGTCATTGGAATTCTTTGTATTGGAAAATTTAGCCAAGCACAGATTGCCTCATTTGAAGAATATCAAAAACCTCTAGTTTTTCTTGATAGTGACACCATCGCCTTGGGCCATACCTGTGTCATTACAGATTTTAATAATGCTGTTAGACAGGTGGTTGATTACTTTACAGACCACAGGATTAAGAAGATTGGTATCTTATCCGGTCTTGAAACTACTACTGACCAAGAAGAAGTCATCGCAGACAAGCGTTTAGATTACTTCAAATCTTATACGCAAGAAAAAGGAATTTATAACGAGAAATTCGTTTTCCAAGGTCTATTTACTGCTCAATCTGGATATGATTTAATGAAAGAAGCTATCGAAAAATTAGGAGAGAAGCTTCCACAAGCCTTTTTTGCAGCCAGTGATAGCTTGGCCATTGGTGCCCTTCGCGCCCTTCAAGAAGCCAGCATCAGCATACCAGAGCGCGTCAGCATTATTTCCTTTAATGATACCATTCTGACTAAGCAAGTGTTCCCACCACTTTCCAGTATTACAGTCTACACCGAAGAAATGGGACGCACAGGAATGGATATTCTGAACAGAGAAGTCCTTCACGGCCGTAAAATCCCAAGCCTCACTATGCTGGGAACCAAACTGACTTTAAGAGAAAGCACCTTGCATTAA
- a CDS encoding galactokinase, whose protein sequence is MTQHLTADALRKDFLAVFGQEADQTFFSPGRINLIGEHTDYNGGHVFPAAISLGTYGAARKRDDQVLRFYSANFEDKGIIEVPLADLKFEKEHNWTNYPKGVLHFLQEAGHVIDKGFDFYVFGNIPNGAGLSSSASLELLTGVVAEYLFDLKLDRLDLVKIGKLTENNFIGVNSGIMDQFAIGMGADQRAIYLDTNTLEYDLVPLDLKDNVVVIMNTNKRRELADSKYNERRAECEKAVEELQVALDIQTLGELDEWAFDEYSYLIKDANRLKRARHAVLENQRTLKAQAALQAGDLDKFGRLMNASHVSLEHDYEVTGLELDTLVHTAWAQEGVLGARMTGAGFGGCAIALVQKDAVEAFKEAVGKHYEEIVGYAPSFYIAEVAGGTRVLE, encoded by the coding sequence ATGACACAACATCTTACTGCTGATGCACTTCGCAAGGACTTTCTTGCGGTTTTTGGTCAAGAAGCAGATCAAACCTTCTTCTCACCAGGCCGTATCAACTTGATTGGGGAACATACTGACTATAATGGTGGCCATGTTTTCCCAGCTGCTATTTCACTCGGAACTTATGGGGCCGCACGTAAGCGTGATGACCAAGTATTGCGTTTTTACTCAGCTAACTTTGAGGATAAAGGAATCATCGAAGTTCCTCTAGCTGACCTTAAGTTTGAGAAAGAGCACAACTGGACCAACTATCCAAAGGGTGTCCTTCATTTCTTGCAAGAAGCTGGTCATGTGATTGATAAAGGTTTTGATTTTTACGTTTTTGGGAATATCCCAAATGGTGCGGGCTTGTCTTCTTCTGCATCCTTGGAGCTTTTGACAGGTGTCGTGGCAGAATACCTCTTTGACCTAAAATTGGACCGTCTAGACTTAGTTAAAATCGGAAAATTGACAGAGAATAATTTTATCGGTGTTAACTCTGGTATTATGGACCAGTTTGCCATCGGTATGGGGGCTGACCAACGTGCTATTTACCTAGATACTAATACGTTAGAATACGACTTGGTTCCTCTTGATTTGAAAGACAATGTTGTTGTTATCATGAATACCAACAAACGCCGTGAACTTGCAGATTCTAAATATAATGAACGCCGTGCTGAGTGTGAAAAAGCAGTGGAAGAACTCCAAGTCGCCTTGGATATCCAGACTTTAGGTGAGTTGGATGAATGGGCTTTTGATGAATACAGCTATCTAATCAAAGACGCAAATCGTTTGAAACGTGCCCGCCATGCTGTTCTTGAAAATCAACGCACCCTTAAGGCACAAGCGGCTCTTCAAGCAGGAGATTTGGACAAGTTTGGTCGTTTGATGAATGCGTCTCACGTTTCTTTGGAACATGACTACGAAGTGACTGGTTTGGAATTGGATACCTTGGTTCATACTGCTTGGGCTCAAGAAGGTGTTCTTGGTGCTCGTATGACAGGAGCAGGTTTTGGTGGTTGTGCCATTGCCCTGGTTCAAAAAGATGCGGTTGAGGCCTTTAAAGAAGCTGTAGGCAAGCACTATGAAGAAATCGTTGGCTATGCTCCAAGCTTCTATATCGCTGAAGTTGCAGGTGGAACTCGCGTTCTTGAATAG
- a CDS encoding ABC transporter permease/substrate-binding protein yields the protein MSNFISTFQERFSEWVTALGQHLQLSLLTLLVAIFLTIPLAVYLNGHKKAATWVLQVAGIFQTIPSMALLGLFIPFMGIGTLPALTALVIYAIFPILENTITALNGIDPSLEEAGIAFGMTKWERLKKFEIPLAMPVIVSGVRTATVMIIGTATLAALVGAGGLGSFILLGIDRRNASLILIGAISSAILAILFNIILKWLEKAKLRTIVSTFAVMVLGLGVSYVPSMIPHNEKDNLVIAGKLGPEPEILMNMYKLLIEENTDMTVTVKPNFGKTDFLYQALKKGDIDIYPEFSGTVTESLLQPSPEVGHDPEKVYEVARDGIAKQDQLAFLKPMAYQNTYAIAVPKKIAQEYGLKTISDLKKVEGQLKAGFTLEFNDREDGNKGLQSVYGLNLNVATMEPALRYQAIQSGDIQITDAYSTDAEIARYDLVVLEDDKQLFPPYQGAPLMKAELLEKHPELEAILNKLAGKITESQMSQMNYQVGVEGKSAETVAREFLLQEGILK from the coding sequence ATGTCTAATTTCATTTCAACCTTTCAGGAGCGATTTAGTGAATGGGTAACAGCTCTGGGACAACACTTACAATTATCTCTTTTGACCTTATTGGTCGCTATTTTTCTGACCATCCCACTTGCGGTTTATCTAAATGGTCACAAAAAAGCAGCGACCTGGGTGCTACAAGTTGCAGGTATCTTCCAGACCATTCCTTCAATGGCTTTGTTGGGGCTCTTTATTCCTTTCATGGGGATTGGAACCTTACCAGCCCTCACAGCCCTTGTCATTTACGCTATTTTCCCGATTTTGGAAAATACAATCACAGCCCTGAATGGTATTGATCCTAGTCTTGAGGAGGCAGGGATTGCTTTTGGGATGACCAAGTGGGAGCGACTCAAGAAGTTTGAAATTCCACTTGCCATGCCTGTCATTGTATCGGGGGTTCGAACAGCGACCGTTATGATCATTGGTACAGCGACTCTAGCAGCTCTTGTGGGAGCTGGTGGATTGGGCTCCTTTATCCTTTTGGGAATTGATCGTCGGAATGCTAGTCTCATTTTAATCGGAGCAATCTCATCAGCCATCTTGGCCATTCTCTTTAATATCATTCTTAAATGGTTGGAAAAGGCAAAGTTGCGTACGATTGTTTCGACCTTTGCTGTCATGGTCCTTGGTTTGGGAGTTAGTTATGTTCCAAGCATGATTCCACATAATGAGAAAGACAATCTCGTCATTGCTGGGAAGTTAGGACCTGAACCTGAGATTCTCATGAATATGTATAAACTTCTCATTGAGGAAAATACGGATATGACAGTGACGGTTAAACCTAATTTTGGGAAGACAGACTTTCTTTACCAAGCGCTGAAAAAAGGGGACATTGATATCTATCCAGAATTTTCTGGAACAGTGACAGAGAGTCTCCTCCAACCATCTCCAGAAGTTGGACATGACCCAGAAAAGGTTTATGAAGTTGCTCGTGATGGCATTGCCAAACAGGATCAACTAGCCTTTCTTAAACCTATGGCTTATCAAAATACTTATGCTATAGCAGTTCCCAAAAAAATTGCGCAAGAATATGGACTTAAGACGATTTCAGACTTGAAAAAAGTAGAAGGACAGCTCAAGGCGGGATTCACTCTAGAGTTTAATGATCGTGAGGATGGAAACAAGGGCTTGCAGTCTGTTTATGGATTGAATCTCAATGTGGCAACCATGGAGCCAGCTCTTCGCTACCAAGCCATCCAGTCAGGGGACATTCAAATTACAGATGCTTACTCAACAGATGCTGAAATTGCTCGCTATGATTTAGTGGTTTTGGAGGATGATAAACAACTCTTCCCGCCATATCAAGGTGCACCACTGATGAAAGCTGAATTACTCGAAAAACATCCTGAATTAGAAGCTATTCTTAATAAACTAGCTGGTAAAATCACCGAGAGCCAGATGAGTCAGATGAACTATCAAGTCGGAGTAGAAGGCAAGTCGGCTGAAACAGTGGCGCGTGAGTTTCTCCTTCAAGAAGGAATACTTAAGTAA
- a CDS encoding glucuronide permease — MNFVIILAIFIAFLLLAFPLIHLLAILSELIKGKNTLGNRLLFIGSCLATLSLILYFLLPIVALFIWLIGCGLICYGAYWNGKRKENFHPVHHLIRIGIALVLTILLALIQ, encoded by the coding sequence ATGAACTTCGTTATTATTCTTGCTATTTTTATAGCCTTCTTACTTCTTGCTTTTCCTCTTATTCATTTATTGGCCATCCTTTCAGAATTAATAAAGGGCAAGAACACTCTAGGAAATCGACTTCTGTTCATAGGAAGTTGCCTTGCGACCTTATCTCTCATCCTCTACTTCCTTTTGCCGATTGTTGCTTTATTCATTTGGCTGATTGGTTGTGGTTTGATTTGCTACGGAGCCTATTGGAATGGCAAACGAAAAGAAAACTTTCATCCAGTTCACCATCTTATTCGAATTGGAATCGCACTGGTTCTTACTATCTTGTTAGCCTTGATACAATAA
- a CDS encoding cation diffusion facilitator family transporter, protein MKTKHAVWLAFFLNLSYAIVEFIAGGIFGSSAVLADSIHDLGDAIAIGISAFLETISNREEDSHYTLGYKRFSLLGALVTAVILMTGSVLVILGNITKLFHPQPVNDEGILWLGIIAVSINVLASLVVRKGKTKNESILSLHFLEDTLGWVAVILMAIVLRFTDWYILDPLLSLVISIFILSKAIPRFWSTLKIFLDAVPEGVDIKQVKSDLEQLDHVTSINQLNLWTMDGLEKNAIVHVCLKEIEQMELCKESIRSKLKDCGFQNITIEIDADLASHQTHKRNMEELEAVQNHGHEHHH, encoded by the coding sequence ATGAAGACAAAACATGCTGTTTGGTTAGCATTTTTCTTGAATTTGAGTTATGCCATTGTTGAGTTTATCGCAGGAGGGATTTTTGGATCGAGTGCAGTTCTTGCGGACTCAATTCATGACTTGGGGGATGCAATTGCAATAGGGATATCAGCCTTTCTTGAAACAATCTCCAATCGTGAAGAAGATAGTCATTACACCTTGGGTTACAAACGGTTTAGCCTTCTAGGTGCCTTGGTAACGGCTGTGATTCTGATGACAGGATCTGTTCTGGTAATCTTGGGAAATATAACAAAACTCTTTCATCCACAACCTGTCAATGATGAGGGAATCCTCTGGCTAGGAATCATTGCTGTTAGTATTAATGTGCTAGCCAGTCTTGTCGTTCGTAAGGGAAAAACTAAGAATGAGTCTATTTTGAGCCTGCATTTTCTGGAAGATACTCTGGGTTGGGTGGCTGTTATCCTAATGGCCATTGTTCTGCGATTTACCGACTGGTATATTCTGGATCCGCTCTTATCTCTTGTCATCTCTATCTTTATTCTGTCAAAAGCTATTCCACGTTTTTGGTCCACGCTTAAGATTTTCTTAGATGCTGTACCGGAAGGAGTAGATATCAAGCAAGTAAAGAGTGATTTGGAGCAGTTGGACCATGTGACTAGTATCAATCAGCTAAACCTCTGGACCATGGATGGTTTGGAAAAAAATGCCATTGTCCATGTTTGTCTAAAAGAAATTGAACAGATGGAGCTTTGTAAAGAATCCATTCGAAGCAAACTCAAAGATTGTGGTTTTCAAAATATCACCATTGAGATTGACGCAGACCTAGCAAGTCATCAAACTCATAAGCGAAATATGGAAGAGCTAGAAGCAGTCCAAAACCATGGACATGAACATCATCATTGA
- a CDS encoding exodeoxyribonuclease III: MKLISWNIDSLNAALTSDSARAKLSQDVLQTLVAEDADIIAIQETKLSAKGPTKKHLEVLEELFPRYENTWRSSQEPARKGYAGTMFLYKKELTPSISFPEIGAPSTMDSEGRIITLEFDTFFVTQVYTPNAGDGLKRLEERQVWDVKYAEYLAELDKKKPVLATGDYNVAHKEIDLANPASNRRSPGFTDEEREGFTNLLAKGFTDTFRHIHGDVPERYTWWAQRSKTSKINNTGWRIDYWLTSNRVADKVTKSDMIDSGARQDHTPIVMEIDF, from the coding sequence ATGAAACTAATCTCGTGGAACATTGATTCCCTCAATGCAGCGTTGACGAGTGACTCTGCGCGCGCTAAATTGTCACAAGACGTTCTCCAAACTTTGGTAGCCGAAGACGCTGATATCATCGCTATCCAAGAAACCAAGCTTTCAGCTAAAGGTCCTACTAAAAAACACCTTGAGGTACTGGAAGAACTCTTCCCTAGATATGAAAACACTTGGCGCTCTTCTCAAGAGCCTGCCCGTAAAGGCTATGCCGGAACTATGTTCCTCTATAAGAAAGAACTGACTCCAAGCATCAGCTTCCCAGAAATCGGTGCACCTTCTACCATGGACTCTGAAGGTCGTATCATCACTCTAGAATTTGATACATTTTTCGTGACTCAAGTATATACTCCTAATGCTGGAGATGGTCTTAAACGCTTGGAAGAACGTCAAGTTTGGGATGTCAAATATGCTGAGTACTTGGCTGAACTAGACAAGAAAAAACCTGTCCTAGCAACTGGGGACTACAATGTTGCCCACAAGGAAATTGACCTTGCCAACCCAGCCAGCAACCGCCGTTCACCAGGTTTCACAGACGAAGAACGTGAAGGATTTACAAATCTTTTAGCCAAAGGATTTACAGACACTTTCCGTCATATCCATGGAGACGTTCCAGAACGCTATACTTGGTGGGCGCAACGCAGCAAGACTTCAAAAATCAACAATACAGGCTGGAGAATCGACTACTGGCTCACAAGTAACCGTGTAGCAGACAAGGTTACCAAGTCAGATATGATTGACTCAGGAGCACGCCAAGACCACACACCGATTGTGATGGAGATTGATTTCTAA
- a CDS encoding VOC family protein: MDYQAVIPEFVVSDIEKSRHFYCDLLGFSVEYERPEEKFLFLSLEDCQLMLEEGNAEELSQLTYPFGRGVNISFGIKDVPQLHQKLLEAKYPIHRPLTKRKFRVGDSFIYPHEFAVLDPDGYFLRFSE; encoded by the coding sequence ATGGACTATCAAGCTGTCATCCCTGAATTTGTCGTATCGGATATCGAGAAATCGCGTCACTTCTACTGCGACTTATTGGGATTCTCTGTCGAATACGAGCGTCCTGAGGAAAAGTTTCTCTTCCTTTCGCTTGAAGACTGCCAGCTAATGCTAGAAGAAGGCAACGCAGAAGAATTATCCCAACTGACTTATCCTTTCGGACGCGGTGTCAATATTTCCTTTGGCATCAAGGATGTCCCTCAGCTCCACCAAAAACTGCTGGAAGCTAAATATCCTATCCATCGTCCGCTGACAAAAAGAAAATTTCGAGTGGGAGATAGCTTTATTTATCCCCATGAATTTGCAGTTTTGGATCCAGATGGCTATTTTTTAAGATTTAGTGAGTAG
- a CDS encoding PaaI family thioesterase codes for MKDFHFDAISAFENYEIEKMRDGHVVVTTKVVDSSLNYYGNAHGGYLFTLCDQISGLVVISLGLDGVTLQSSINYLKAGNLGDVLTIKGECVHHGRTTCVVDVDITNQDGRNVCKATFTMFVTGQRSEDRQVRI; via the coding sequence ATGAAAGATTTTCACTTTGACGCTATATCTGCCTTTGAAAACTATGAAATTGAAAAAATGAGAGATGGTCACGTTGTGGTGACGACAAAAGTAGTGGACTCCTCACTCAACTATTATGGGAATGCCCATGGAGGCTATCTATTTACCCTTTGTGACCAGATCAGTGGTCTTGTGGTGATTTCGCTTGGCTTAGATGGAGTGACACTCCAGTCTTCTATCAACTATCTGAAAGCTGGAAATTTAGGGGATGTTCTCACTATCAAAGGAGAATGTGTCCATCATGGACGTACCACTTGTGTCGTCGATGTTGATATCACCAACCAAGATGGCCGAAATGTCTGCAAGGCAACCTTCACCATGTTTGTCACAGGACAACGGTCTGAAGATAGACAGGTGAGGATATAG